The nucleotide sequence TTCTCTTTTTTCTAAATAGATTAAGAAAAGAAACCATCCTAATCAAAAAGAGATAAATCACTTTCACCATATTCACCAATTTTCATTCATATTCACTAACCCGAGTATTATACCATAACGAATAAATCACTTGAGCCACAAAGTCAATCATAGATAATTCTTTAGAATTAAGGCATTGGATCGTAAAACCGCCCTAAGATTTTGACGGTATCAGATAACGAAGCAAATGCATGTGGATCAGATTCTAGAAGTGCTTCTTCAAGTTCACCCATTTCATACCGGGAGATTACTGTAAACAAAATGGTCTTTGAATCATGTTGGTAAGCACCCTCAGCATTGTGAAGAATGGTTATCCCCCGACGCAAATGGTTCTGCACGCTATCAATGACGGTATTGGGGCGTGAGGTGATAATCATCACCTGCATTCGTTGTTGCTTAGTGTAGGTCATGTCCATAACTTTAGCATTTACAATTAAACTTAGAGCAGAGTAAAAGGCGTATGGCCAGCCATACATTGTCCCAGCAGCTAAGATTATCAGAGTATTAAATGCAATATTGATTGAACCGATTGAGCGGCCTGTCCGATCCCGAATTACAATTCCGAGGATATCCAAGCCACCAGTCGAAATCCCATTCTTCAAAGCTAATCCTGTACCAAACCCGTTAACTGCCCCACCAAAAATCGCACAAATAATTGGGTCATGGGTCAGTTGAATTGGGTTGATCATCTGGATCATTAAACTTGAAAGGAACACAGTAATCACCGTAAAGACAGTAAACTGCCGACTGATAGCTCGCCAGGCTAGTAAAAACAATGGAATGTTGAGTAAGAATAACCCCACACCTGTAGTGATAGTCATTGGAAAAAATCGTTCAGAAATTGTGGTCAATAACTGAGCAAATCCAGTGATTCCTGACGAATAAATGTGCCCCGGTGTCCAAAAGAAGTTCACCGCAATCGACACTAAAATCGCGTAAATCAGTGAAGTAGATGTTTTTGTGATATATGCATGCCGTTTAAGTACTTTTGAAACGTCGTCCATTTAGTTCCCCATCCTCAATTGATATATTCATAATGATTATATACTTAACTTCACAATAAAAAAGGCCGATTTTCATCAGCCAGTTTTAAATCCTTATTTTTTATCTTCATCGTTATCGGCAACAAAGATTCCCAAATCTTCGAGCTGCTTAGTTGCAACCGGTGCAGGAGCACTAGTAAGCGGTTCAACTGCCTTAGAATTCTTAGGGAAGGCAATAACGTCACGAATGTTATCGCGGTCAGCAAGCAATCTAACAAACCGATCCAAACCAATTGCCAAACCACCATGAGGTGGGAAGCCGTAATCCAATGCATTCAAGAAGTACCCAAATTGAGCTTCGGCACTTTCCTTAGTAAAGCCAAGGGCTTCGAACATTTTTTCTTGGATGTCACGACGGTGAATACGGATTGAACCACCACCAAGTTCCAAGCCATTCAAGATAATATCATAACTTTGGGCATAAGCCTTATGAGGATCCTCATCCGCATTCATCAAGTAATGAAGGTCCTCTTCATTAGGCATGGTAAATGGATGATGAGCTGCAACGTAACGCTTCAAATCAACATCGTAGTCAAACAAAGGCCAGTCAACAATCCACAAGAAAGCAAACTTCGATTCATCAATCATGTTTTGTTCCTTGGCAATTTGGACTCTAAGGTATGACAATGTGTTAGCAACTACCCGGCTGTTATCTGCAGCGAAAAGTAATAGATCCCCAACCTTTGCTTCAGTTTTAGCCAAAATTTCGTCACGAACTGCATCATCACCAAAGAACTTAGCAATTGGTCCTGAGAAACCATCATCAGTAACTTTGAGCCATGCCAATCCCTTTGCACCAAAACGTTCAACATACTTACCAAATGCATCAAGATCTTTTCTTGAGTACAAGTCAGCACCACCAGGAACGGCAATCGCCTTAACTTGGCCACCGTTTTCAACGGCAGATGAGAACACTTTGAAGTCAACATTCTTCATAATTTCTGAAAGGTCCTTCAATTCCATACCAAAACGGACATCAGGTTGATCAGTCCCAAAACGGGCCATTGATTCATCCCAGCTCATTTTTGCAAATGGAAGTTGAACTTCTTTGCCCAAAGCATCCTTCATTACTTTAGCGATTAAGCCTTCAGTAACCTCTTGAATTTCTTCTGGGTCAGCAAATGACATTTCCATATCAATTTGAGTAAATTCTGGTTGGCGGTCACCACGCAAATCTTCGTCACGATAACAACGAGCAATTTGATAATATTTATCAAATCCAGCCCCCATCAATAATTGTTTAAATTGTTGTGGAGATTGGGGAAGTGCATAAAAAGATCCTGGATACACTCGTGATGGTACTAAGTAATCACGGGCACCTTCTGGAGTTGATTTAGTCAAAGTTGGAGTTTCAATGTCAATGAACTCTTGTGAGTCAAAGAAACTGTGAACTGCTTGAATAATCCGATTTCTCATCAAGATACTGCGTTGCATCTCAGGACGACGCAAGTCAAGATAACGGTACTTCAACCGCAAATCATCGGAAACATTAATGTCGTCTTGAATATAAAATGGTGGTGTCTTAGCAGTTGCCAAAATCTTTGCTTCAACAATGTCCACTTCAACCTTACCAGTCCGCATCTTATCGTTTACTTCTTTATCAGCACGGGCAACTACTTTTCCACGAACTTCAATTACGTATTCACCACGAAGTTGGTCAGCAACCTTCAAGGCATCCTCGCCATATTCTTCACTAAAGACTAATTGGACAATTCCCTTAATGTCACGAAGGTCGATAAAGATTAATCCACCTAAATCACGTCGCTTTTGAACCCATCCCTTTAGGACAACTTCTTCACCAATCAGTTTCTCGTCTACGAGTCCTGCATACGTTGTTCTCTTCATTCTTCTCACTCTCTATTCATCAAAATTAAAGTTATTAGTAATTACTTCATTGAAATTAGCTGTAATGTCCTTAAGTGGCACATTAACTTCCTTACCAGACACCATTGATTTTACGTTGGCTGAATCACTTTCAAGTTCCTTTTCGCCAATGGTGATCGTAAATTGTGCGTTTAACTTGTCTGCTGATTTAAATTGGGCTTTCGGTTTTCTATCGAGGTAGTCACGGTCAGCTGAAAAGCCGTCATTTCTCAATGCTTGTACGATTTTTAAAGTGGCTTCACTGGTGCCTTCACCGATACCAACTGCGTAAACGTCAAGTTGATCTAACACTGGTAGTTTTACTTCTTGAGCGTCCATCAGTACCATCAACCGTTCAACACCTAATCCAAATCCGATACCTGGAGTTTCTGGTCCACCTAATTCTTCAACCAAACCGTT is from Lentilactobacillus curieae and encodes:
- the aspS gene encoding aspartate--tRNA ligase, translated to MKRTTYAGLVDEKLIGEEVVLKGWVQKRRDLGGLIFIDLRDIKGIVQLVFSEEYGEDALKVADQLRGEYVIEVRGKVVARADKEVNDKMRTGKVEVDIVEAKILATAKTPPFYIQDDINVSDDLRLKYRYLDLRRPEMQRSILMRNRIIQAVHSFFDSQEFIDIETPTLTKSTPEGARDYLVPSRVYPGSFYALPQSPQQFKQLLMGAGFDKYYQIARCYRDEDLRGDRQPEFTQIDMEMSFADPEEIQEVTEGLIAKVMKDALGKEVQLPFAKMSWDESMARFGTDQPDVRFGMELKDLSEIMKNVDFKVFSSAVENGGQVKAIAVPGGADLYSRKDLDAFGKYVERFGAKGLAWLKVTDDGFSGPIAKFFGDDAVRDEILAKTEAKVGDLLLFAADNSRVVANTLSYLRVQIAKEQNMIDESKFAFLWIVDWPLFDYDVDLKRYVAAHHPFTMPNEEDLHYLMNADEDPHKAYAQSYDIILNGLELGGGSIRIHRRDIQEKMFEALGFTKESAEAQFGYFLNALDYGFPPHGGLAIGLDRFVRLLADRDNIRDVIAFPKNSKAVEPLTSAPAPVATKQLEDLGIFVADNDEDKK
- a CDS encoding YitT family protein, whose translation is MDDVSKVLKRHAYITKTSTSLIYAILVSIAVNFFWTPGHIYSSGITGFAQLLTTISERFFPMTITTGVGLFLLNIPLFLLAWRAISRQFTVFTVITVFLSSLMIQMINPIQLTHDPIICAIFGGAVNGFGTGLALKNGISTGGLDILGIVIRDRTGRSIGSINIAFNTLIILAAGTMYGWPYAFYSALSLIVNAKVMDMTYTKQQRMQVMIITSRPNTVIDSVQNHLRRGITILHNAEGAYQHDSKTILFTVISRYEMGELEEALLESDPHAFASLSDTVKILGRFYDPMP